CTATTTCTATTGGATGCAAATGTATCCAACAAATTTGGAGTcaaaagcttgatgtagtcattgcgtgctaggaatatgggaccaaatatgtCAACTTTTATATGCTAGAgtaaatttgtcccaatacttggTTGGACTATGTATAAAAGTGCGGTACTTTCTAAATGGTTGACCCGATATGGatcaaaataccctcaaattaaagttgTCTGTAATTGatcctcatagtcattgtatcatttcaattGCTGGATACAGATCCAAAACGACAATAAAATGTCACTGTCCCAACACTTGTGGAGCTCATATTTTCTGCTTACTGATAGCGCAGTCATTGTAGATACACATTGATTCTACTGATAGCCAGCCACTAATGTCAAGATGATCATTTTGATATTGGGCTTTTGATTCGGCAAACGGTTAATGTCTTGTGATCAGCTTTTTATGACCGAACTGGAACCAGCCAGGTATCTTTGAACTCATGGTCTTTACTTTCTCCTGTCTCAGGCGTATTACTTTGATCGTGATGACCAGGCCCTGCACAACTTCGCCAAGTTTTTCAAGAACCAGTCCCACGAAGAACGTGAGCACGCTGAGAAGCTGATGAAAGTTCAGaaccagaggggagggagaatcTTCCTGCAGGACGTCAAGGTGTGTGCTAAGTGCTTGTGTGTATGTCCATGTTTCGCCTGTGTGCAAATGCATGCTTTCAGCAGGAGTTTAATGTGAGGATACGATAGTTCCCATCTAGGGAGGGCCGACAGAGGGAGGAGATTGAGGGTGTGGACCACTTATCTTTCACAGACATTTAAACCGCTGCGAGTGTCATTGACACAGTCAAAGATAAATGGACTGTTACAATGGGCATGGAGATAATGTTAAACAGCAGCCATACTGAATCCTAGAGAAAGGCAGACTTTGCTTACAGAGTAAAGTAATGAAAGGGTTAGAAAACAGACAACAGGTTATTAAGCAGTTAGGTAGCCAATGTGTACTCCAGTTTGTCTGACATAAGCAAGTGGGGGGAATAGTGGCTTGTGTAGAAACACTACTGCTGCTCTTTCTAACAGCGCATGTATGGCTTGTTCTAGAAACCAGAGAAGGATGAGTGGGGTAGTGGTGTGGAGGCCCTTGAGAGTTCCCTGCAGCTGGAGAAGAGTGTGAACCAGTCCCTGCTGGACCTGCACAAGGTCTGCTCTGAACACAACGACCCACATGTGAGTATATGGCGTCATGACCTATACAAAGGCAAAACACTTATTTTTAACTGCAAGATGTTTTTAAGAATGTCTGAAGATTTAAAATCAGAATCTAATCCACCCATATTTCACATGTAATTCAGGATATCATAAACAGGGTGACAAATATGAAAAACCTGACAGACTTCAGGTCCTTGCAGTGTACACTTTAATCCGTGCCAAGTCCAGTGGGTCACATGAAGGGTTTACTCTGGGGTTGTAAAAACCTTTTTCCTACAGGGTCTAGAAGAACACTAGAGATTATTCATCCCTGTTCTGTTTGAGGCATCACTCCATTGAGTTTTGCTTACCTGTTTGTCCTTTCTCTCTCGTTTGTCCTTTTATCTTTCGCTCTCAGATGTGTGACTTCATTGAGACACACTACCTGGACGAACAGGTGAAGT
This genomic stretch from Salmo salar chromosome ssa26, Ssal_v3.1, whole genome shotgun sequence harbors:
- the LOC100136564 gene encoding ferritin, heavy subunit, whose translation is MTSQVRQNFHQDCEAAINRQINLELYASYVYLSMAYYFDRDDQALHNFAKFFKNQSHEEREHAEKLMKVQNQRGGRIFLQDVKKPEKDEWGSGVEALESSLQLEKSVNQSLLDLHKVCSEHNDPHMCDFIETHYLDEQVKSIKELGDWVTNLRRMGAPQNGMAEYLFDKHTLGKEST